The Prionailurus viverrinus isolate Anna chromosome B2, UM_Priviv_1.0, whole genome shotgun sequence genome contains the following window.
CACCAGTGGGGCCAGACTAAAAATAGCGCTGTAGGCACATCCCTCTAGGGGTTCTGGTGTCACCAGGAGGCCAGGCCTAGCAGAAGCAGCACCCTTCCAACTGTGCCCCACCAGGGGTTGCCCAccagccctcccccagcccttccctgAGTCACCGAAGTGGAGGCAGGGCTGGTGGAGGCGAGGATAGGGCCAGATGAGTGGGCAGGGGCAGCCAGCGGGTCctagggagaagagggagagccGGTCAGCGTGTCTGCACCCAAATTAAGCTTGCACCTACCACCCCTTACACTGTTTATCCTGCGATGGAAAGTGGGGTGCCTCACCTGCGGGGTGGGGGCCAGCACCAGGAGCCGGAGGAAGGCATGGGTCGGGGGCACTGGGCTGGCTTCTGGACCTGTCGCAGTCACAGTCACCATCACCACGGAGTCTGGAGCCGCTGAGTCCGGGATCTCCAACCACAGGCGCCCCCAGGCGGACTCATTTGGTTCCAGGCGAACCCTGTCGAGTACGGACGCCGGGCTGAAGGCCCAAGCTCTCGAATAGTTGAGAGCCCAGGGTCCGCGCCCaaagctggaggggaggggaggggaggggaggcgagaATCTGAGGGCCAAGCGGCTGCTGTAGGCGGGGCTTAAAGTACCAGCTCCCATGCCAGGGGAACCGAAAGGTGGGCCGGAACTGAACCGGAGAGTTCAGGGGCAATACCTGGAGAGGTTGGAGGTGAGAGCGAAGCTGGGCTTGACAGATGTCCTAAGATCGAGATCCTGAGGGCCCGAGAAGCTGGCGATGCGGAGGCTGAGCGGGGCCTTGCTGCCTGGAGCCAGGAATCCCGGGGAGCCGCTGAGCTACGGAGGAGGGCGGGTCAGGCGAGGAGGAGCGGGTCAGGCGAGGAGGAGCAGGTCAGGCGGCGAGGAGGCTGCAGCTCTCTCCAGCCCTACCTGCACCTTCTTCCTGCGTCTCACCTCCAGAAGGACAGGGACCACGGTGCAGGGCTGGGGAGCAGCTCGGTGcaggctctgcccctctccgtCCCGGCCAATCAACTCCAGAGAGAAAGGTCCCGCAGTGGACAGAAGTGCGGACGGTAGCGAGGCCGCGAGGAAACCTCGCTCCAGCGGTCCTGTGGGCTCCAAAGGCACCCGGCCCAGCTCGGCACCTTCCGGGACCCCTCGTAGGACGACGTGAGAGAAATGCGGCAGAGGAGCTCCAGGGTTGCCTCTGGAGCCCAGCCCTGTCACCTCTACCAGCAGCTGGGTCTGGAGGcctgggacaggggaggggaggggagaacacTGGTCCACATGAGattcagagacagggagaaaggaatgATCGGCTTTTGGAATAGGGGTTACCTCTGGGGATGAGTATGAATGGAGAAAAGGGGTTACCTCTGAGGGCTATTGTTGGGCAGGGTCAGGAAAGATTCTGGGAtgctgaaaatgttctaaatcttGAGTCGAGTGATGGTTACATGAGTGCATTATATGAAATCCACCCAGCTGTATACTTTAGTGCACTTCATTATATGCAAGTTATAACTCaataaaaggatatatatatatatatacacacacacataatatacatacacaatatacaatacacatatgtatatagacatatacatatacaatatatacatgtatatttattaatggacaagttgggggggtgggtagacGTACCTGCAACTGGCTGAGTCAGGGGGTAGAGGCCAGGGTGGGGGCCATCCTCCACAGGGATCCCAAAGTAGAAGAGGAAGTCCAGGGATGTCTGGGCTGAGGAGGGCCAAGGCAATCAGAGACCTTCCTGAGATGAATGTGATTGATACCGCTCTCTGATCTCTGCAGCCTTCccgtcccttcccttcccagcaATATCTCCCTCCTTACCTTGCACTCTCACCCGGGGTGTGCTCTCGGCTGTGACCAGGATCTCCCAGGTCCCTGTCTGTGGGGGGTCACTGATGGTAACTATCCAGAACTGCCCAAAGCGGCGAGTGTAACCTAGAGGTCCCTCGCCTTCCTCCTGGCCCTGGGAGAcccctggtgggggtgggggagcaagaGATTGGCACATGAGCTAGCTCCTGTCCCTTAGGATGTCACCCTTCATTCTCCATTCTTCCCTCTGCCTTGAGACACACACGTGGAAATACCTGCAGGGTTCCTGATCCAGAAGCTGCTGACCTCCCCATGGATCCGGACTGTGACCCTCTGGAGCAGTGCATCCACGCTGAATACAAGTGGCCTTCCAGACACTACAACAGGAGGTTCCAGGGGAAGGGTAACCTAGAGGGATGGGCAGAGCCAAAAAATAGAGGAGAAGATGAGGCATTGAATGAAGTGGGAACAAAGACAGGAGAAAggtggagacagaaagaaactaaGTCACACATGGAGAAGGGATACTAGTAAAAGAGGGGCCCAGGACCAGGGATGAAGTTACGGTCAACAACAAATTGGAGGCAAGGGATTAAGGGTGAGGTGATTGCTTCTTGTCCCTCCTTAAAAGATGGCAGGACTTCCGAGGACAGACTACTGGAGGCCAAGACTGGGGGACAGGGGGCGGTGCTAATAGGGAAGGAGCAACGTGGAAGTTGGGTAGCCATGgatctcagagagagagagaaacttcctTTCCCACCCTTCTGACTGCAGTGGCAACACAGCAAGCAGTGTTAAACTATTAACCTATGAGAAAGAGCAGTGCCGTGTTACCTGTACCCTCAGTTCTGAGCCAAAAGCATTAGTCCCTCCGGCCCTCATACTTACCAGGTCAGCCATGCTGTCCCCAACAACAGCTGCCACATCCTGAATGTGCTGGTCTTTGGTGAAGATTACCTCTCCTCCTGAGGCCAAGGCCACTGCTTCATAGGGCTCAAAACGCAGAGGGGACAAGACCTCACGCCGAGCTCGGCCCTGAACCCTCGATGGGTCCTCGGTCACTAGGAATGTTACCTGTGCCCAGAAAAAGAGGCCAGTACTAAGTACTCCAAGTGCTGTCTACCATTGTCAATGAAGATCTGTGCTCAAGTGTTCTGCGGAGCTGATGAGGAGGAGTAAGGTCTTGGTCTACCCTCTGTTCCTGCAGGGTCTCCCAATGACACAGCCCCAGGCCTTCAGTTAGTAGTTGCCACTCCCTTGTAACTGTCTCCATTTGTCATCCACAGCAGATTGCTGGCAACTAGATCTCCAGTTCTTCAAATGGTTTATTGGAGACCAGTTCAAATATGCATTCAGCATCATGTAAGGGATCAGGATGTGTTATACTCATTGTCTGCTTCTCCCACCCCATGCCAAGGCTGGTTCAACCACCAGAGTGTGGTGTGATCCTTGTTACGAGATAGTCGTCAACAAGGTATGGGAAACCCCATATCTCTGGGTGGCTAACATCGGATGTCCCATCAGCTGTGCTCACTCTGCAGCGCCGCTCCTGAGTCAGGGACTCCACCCGGTTGGTGAGAAAGGCATCCTTGGGGGAGGCGTCGGTGAAGACAAAGATGTCTGAGAGTGGAGGTGTGTGCAGCAGAGCCAGctggcagagagggaaagtgctCGTGTTAAAAATGGCAGCAGCAGAGGAATGGGtagaggaagggagggcagaaTAGAAAGAAATATGGCCCTGGAACCCTGGAGTGAAGCTAGTGGAACTAGGCTCTgaaggtggggtggagggtggaggtcCCAGGAAGCCTCTAGTTCCCCTTGGTGGTGGGAactggaaaggaagggggaagaagggaagggggagggggagggcagaccTCCACGGCTGACAGACACATCTCGGGCTCATCTCCACCCCCCAAGGCATGGATCTCATTGAGTTGTTGCCAGAAGCTGTCAGGGTCACTGGTGGTAAAGACAGGGCCAAAccctggggaggaagaaagaaggttgAGATGAGTGACGAGAGGGCTCCCCTCATCCCTACCCAGGGCCACCTCTCACCCCCCAGTCAAGAGGCCTCGCTGTGCTCCTGGGGTGAACAagtattgaaataataatattctCTGATATTTCTATAGGCAGGGCTGGGTAAGGGCTAGTTACCTTTGCGGGGAAGTGGACCTCATTTCCTTAACAAAATGGCAGCATTTTCTGTGGTCCTGAGAGGGCCTTTATTGGATATGTGCGTAAGTATAAAAAAACACCTGGGGCCTCAGATTCCTCACCGGAAAAACCAGAGAAATAATGGTACCTACCTCAGAGTGTCATTAGAAGGACTAAATGAGTTGATTTTGTAAACCTTAGAATAGTGACTTGACATATAATTAATGCTAAACTCAAAGCTTCATCAAATATGTGataaaccagggtgcctgggtggctcagtcagttaagcgtccgacttcggctcaggtcatgatctcacactctgtgagttcgagccccgcgtcaggctctgtgctaatggcttggaacccggagcctgcttcagattctgtgtctccctctctctgaccctcccctgttcatgctttgtctctctctgactcaaaaataaataaacattaaaaaaattaaaaataatatgtgataAACTCCCGTTAAATTCCAGCTACTATGAGATTTATGCAGGTAAATCAGACTCAACGCTTGCCTTTAGGGAATTCTCAGCGCTGTAGCTATTTTATTTGATGGCCATTTCAACCCTAGAAAATCCTGCCTATCTTCTAGGGTTGAAATGGCCATCAGATAATATGGGTCAAGTACTGACTCATTTTAtcgatgatga
Protein-coding sequences here:
- the VWA7 gene encoding von Willebrand factor A domain-containing protein 7 → MLPADVPLAHLNPSLLLLLLLQLLPPASSFFPNIWSLLAAPGSVTHQDLTEEAALNVTLQLFLEQPPPGRPPLRLEDFLGHTLLADDLFAAYFGPGSPSRRFRAALGEVSRANAAQDFLPTSRNDPDLHFDAERLGQGRTRLVGALREALVAARALDHTLARQRLGAALHALQDFYSHSNWVELGQQQPHPHLLWPRQELQSLAQVDDPTCSDCEELSCPGNLLGFTLLTSGYFGTHPSKPPGKCSHGGRFDQSSSQPPRGGINKDSTSPGFSPHHMLHLQAAKLALLASIQALSLLRNRLGDRGFSRLLDISPASSLSFVLDTTGSMGEEINAAKIQARHIVEQRRGSPMEPVHYILVPFHDPGFGPVFTTSDPDSFWQQLNEIHALGGGDEPEMCLSAVELALLHTPPLSDIFVFTDASPKDAFLTNRVESLTQERRCRVTFLVTEDPSRVQGRARREVLSPLRFEPYEAVALASGGEVIFTKDQHIQDVAAVVGDSMADLVTLPLEPPVVVSGRPLVFSVDALLQRVTVRIHGEVSSFWIRNPAGVSQGQEEGEGPLGYTRRFGQFWIVTISDPPQTGTWEILVTAESTPRVRVQAQTSLDFLFYFGIPVEDGPHPGLYPLTQPVAGLQTQLLVEVTGLGSRGNPGAPLPHFSHVVLRGVPEGAELGRVPLEPTGPLERGFLAASLPSALLSTAGPFSLELIGRDGEGQSLHRAAPQPCTVVPVLLELSGSPGFLAPGSKAPLSLRIASFSGPQDLDLRTSVKPSFALTSNLSRVRLEPNESAWGRLWLEIPDSAAPDSVVMVTVTATGPEASPVPPTHAFLRLLVLAPTPQDPLAAPAHSSGPILASTSPASTSVTQGRAGGGLVGNPWWGTVGRVLLLLGLASW